The Opitutaceae bacterium genome contains a region encoding:
- a CDS encoding type I phosphomannose isomerase catalytic subunit: MLRLQPLYQERVWGGRALESALGRSLPGYGPIGESWEIVDRPEAQSVVRGGAHDGKPLRQVLASHAAEIMGPKWPVDRPFPILVKWLDCRERLSLQVHPPAAVAPALKGEPKTENWYIADTVPNARLIVGLKRGVTRDQFEKALHANTLESCVHSFPVSAGDSILVHSGQIHAIDAGNLILEIQQNSDTTYRVYDWGRVGLDGKPRAMHVRESLLSIKWDDFEPAPVRGDAKAAVIADAAEFRISRRPLARGEALAFAAGEQPRILSVVSGRLRASDEVFSRGDNIIIGYSESPTFTAEEGALVLVTDNFTN, from the coding sequence ATGCTACGCCTCCAACCTCTTTATCAAGAACGCGTCTGGGGCGGCCGTGCACTCGAAAGTGCCCTCGGTCGCTCTCTCCCTGGCTACGGCCCGATCGGCGAAAGCTGGGAAATTGTCGATCGCCCTGAAGCCCAATCCGTTGTCCGCGGAGGCGCCCACGATGGCAAACCTCTGCGCCAGGTTCTCGCTTCCCATGCCGCGGAAATCATGGGTCCGAAATGGCCGGTCGATCGTCCCTTCCCCATTCTTGTCAAGTGGCTCGACTGCCGCGAGCGCCTGAGCTTGCAGGTGCATCCTCCCGCCGCTGTCGCCCCCGCCCTAAAGGGGGAGCCGAAGACGGAGAATTGGTACATTGCAGATACCGTTCCCAATGCCCGACTTATCGTGGGGCTCAAGCGCGGGGTGACTCGCGACCAGTTTGAAAAGGCCCTGCACGCCAACACACTGGAGTCCTGCGTGCATTCCTTTCCTGTGTCGGCCGGAGATTCCATCCTTGTCCACAGCGGCCAGATCCACGCGATTGACGCGGGCAACCTGATTCTCGAAATCCAGCAGAATTCCGACACCACCTACCGGGTCTATGATTGGGGCCGCGTCGGCTTGGACGGGAAACCTCGTGCCATGCACGTGCGCGAGTCGCTCCTCTCCATCAAGTGGGATGATTTCGAGCCCGCCCCGGTCAGGGGCGACGCCAAGGCTGCCGTTATAGCGGATGCCGCGGAGTTCCGCATTTCACGCCGGCCGCTCGCGCGCGGCGAGGCACTCGCGTTTGCGGCTGGCGAACAGCCACGTATTCTCAGTGTCGTATCCGGCCGCCTCCGCGCCTCGGATGAAGTGTTCAGCCGGGGAGACAACATTATCATCGGTTACAGCGAGTCGCCAACCTTTACCGCGGAGGAAGGCGCGCTTGTCCTGGTGACCGACAACTTCACAAATTAG